In Lathyrus oleraceus cultivar Zhongwan6 chromosome 2, CAAS_Psat_ZW6_1.0, whole genome shotgun sequence, the DNA window CAAATCGGAGTTTCATCCCGCACTTGCGGCCTCCAATATTAGGAACCACATTCCTATTATTCTTGAGATGGAAAAAGATCAATATGGTACCTGGGCCGAGCTTTTCCGCATCCATGCTCGCTCACATCGAGTCCTGCATCACATCATTCCATCTATAGGAAAAGAGCCACCAACCATTACCGACGTCAACCATGAACAATGGTCTACTCTTGATGCCACCATTCTTCAATGGATTTATTCCACTATTTCTACTGATTTGCTGACCACTATTCTAGAACCCAACTCCACTGCAATGGAAGCATGGAATCGCTTGGAAGATATTTTTCAGGACAACCAAAATACTCGAGTTGTCACTCTTGAGCAAGAGTTTTCTAACACTGATATGGAGGATTTTCCTAATGTCTCAGCTTACTGTCAGCGTCTTAAGATGCTTTTTGATCAGTTGAGAAATGTCGTCTCCCCTGTCAACAATCATCGTCTGGTCCTTCAGCTGATCTCTGGTCTCCCAGAAGCTTACAGTAGCATTGCTACTTTGATTCTCCAGAGCAACCCTCTTCCGGCATTCTATCAGGCTTG includes these proteins:
- the LOC127123468 gene encoding uncharacterized protein LOC127123468 is translated as MFELFHSEHSDADTHKSATDTHKSVDTGDSGQPKNTMFRGSKSEFHPALAASNIRNHIPIILEMEKDQYGTWAELFRIHARSHRVLHHIIPSIGKEPPTITDVNHEQWSTLDATILQWIYSTISTDLLTTILEPNSTAMEAWNRLEDIFQDNQNTRVVTLEQEFSNTDMEDFPNVSAYCQRLKMLFDQLRNVVSPVNNHRLVLQLISGLPEAYSSIATLILQSNPLPAFYQACSMLTLEEASMVKIANTSSHAAMHTTQLKPTEDTSQRGNLRPDNHSRSCGN